From Plasmodium falciparum 3D7 genome assembly, chromosome: 9, one genomic window encodes:
- a CDS encoding serine/threonine protein kinase, FIKK family, which translates to MSFYNCSDYNFNKDQLCNKNVYSEIKIIAPFHKNVEESKKINYNLKTWLSRCLIIAQTIILVYTYLFHLNVLSCNINSDSISCKGIIRNLSEPCKVNEKSHETFIDRVFYGTKKKKDGSNKNKKLFNWELCKYHISNRLGKAKEYSIGGVNYEKWDLYSIKNENYNESGGRNHEMFSTVISSKSGFRKKKVKLFIKKVPLNSWIELYNKMDIYHGEFLDGAENFVMEAMVSLFLNKYHPGITPKFYNLLYESENDYSELKGLNELMFCDIDIFKNELIKIRNRNKKGYVVMIWEFFGQNLKEFLHSEKENLVITKERKKILFECLKLINKLHKAGLTHLDISPENILIGENYEMRLCDFGKTTPLYVLNNIDEHNKGHLQRFRSYIPYVGKTKYAPPECWNLKKKYKELGIENPLVYLKTLKDYEYKDTLYFDVLAADIYMLGILFIWISSNRYLWGNFDMSQNSNFKKFVNSDMNFDLFPLTREWPEGLKYIIRKLLDYESRKSLDLNELIEHPWWSTDL; encoded by the exons ATGAGTTTTTATAATTGTTctgattataattttaataaagatcaattatgtaataaaaatgtttactcagaaatcaaaataatagcTCCTTTTCATAAGAATGTAGAagaatcaaaaaaaataaattataatctGAAAACATGGTTATCAAGATGTTTAATAATTGCACAAACCATTATATTGGtatatacttatttattt CATTTGAATGTATTAAGTTGTAACATAAATTCAGACTCTATTTCATGTAAAGgaataataagaaatttATCCGAACCATGTAAAGTCAATGAAAAATCGCATGAAACATTTATTGATCGTGTATTTTATGGaacgaagaaaaaaaaagatggatcaaataaaaataaaaagctTTTTAATTGGGAATTGTGTAAATATCACATAAGTAACAGATTAGGTAAGGCTAAAGAATATTCTATAGGAGGtgtaaattatgaaaaatggGATTTATATAGTATTAAGAATGAGAATTATAATGAATCAGGTGGTAGAAATCATGAAATGTTTTCAACAGTTATATCATCAAAAAGTGGTTTTAGAAAAAAGAAggtaaaattatttataaaaaaagtacCTTTGAATTCATGGattgaattatataataagatgGACATTTATCATGGAGAGTTTTTAGATGGGGCAGAAAATTTTGTAATGGAAGCAATggtttcattatttttaaataaatatcatcCTGGAATTACAcctaaattttataatttattatatgaatcgGAAAATGATTATAGTGAATTGAAAGGTTTAAATGAACTGATGTTTTGTGACATAGATATCTTTAAAAATGAACTAATTAAAATTagaaatagaaataaaaaaggttATGTTGTAATGATATGGGAATTTTTTGGGCAAAATCTTAAAGAGTTTTTGCATtcagaaaaagaaaatttagtAATAACaaaagaaaggaaaaaaattctttttgaatgtttaaaattaataaataagttACATAAAGCAGGTTTGACTCATTTAGATATTTCAcctgaaaatatattaattggagaaaattatgaaatgCGATTATGTGATTTTGGTAAAACTACACCTCTTTATGttcttaataatatagatgaaCATAATAAAGGTCATTTACAAAGATTTCGATCATATATACCATATGTAGGAAAAACTAAATATGCACCACCTGAGTGTtggaatttaaaaaagaaatataaagagTTGGGAATAGAAAATCCATTAGTTTACTTAAAAACTTTAAAggattatgaatataaagacacattatattttgatgTTCTCGCAGCTGACATATATATGCTTGgaattttattcatatggATTTCGAGTAATAGATATTTATGGGGAAACTTTGATATGTCACAAAATagtaattttaaaaaatttgttaATAGTGATATGAACTTTGACTTATTTCCTTTAACTAGAGAATGGCCGGAAGggttaaaatatatcattagg AAATTGTTAGATTATGAAAGTAGGAAGAGTTTAGATTTGAATGAGTTGATAGAACATCCATGGTGGTCGACAGATTTGTAA